From the genome of Candidatus Micrarchaeia archaeon:
CTGGGAAGTGGCCGCGCTGTCCAAATATACGAGTTTTTTCCCATTCACCTTCCTCCTGAATATGGGGAAATCCTCCCTTATCCTCTTGGCGTCAATCATCTTTCTCCCTGAGCCATTCATAGCCCTTTTTCTCTATCTCTTTCGCGAATTTCCCGTTTTCCGTCCTGGTTATCCTTCCGTCAAGCATTATGTGCACGCAATCCGGCTTCAGGTATTTGAGGAGGTTCGCGTGGTGGGTAATCACCAGGAGCGAGAGCCCCTTTTTCCCGGCCTCCTTTATCGCCTTGGCGACCGTCCTTAGCGCGTCCACGTCCAGCCCTGCGTCTATTTCGTCAAGTATCGCGAGCTTCGGGGCAAGCGCGAGCATCTGGAGCACCTCGCTCTTTTTCCGTTCCCCTCCGGAAAGCCCGGCGTTCAAATCCCGCGAGAGCATGGATTCCTGGAAGCCGGTGCGTTTCGCGCCCTCCTTCATCTCTTCGCTGAATCTGCCCAAATCCTCGTTCCCTCCCTTCGCTCTCCTGGCTTTCCTCATAAGCCCGATGAGGCTCACGCCGTCAATCTGGGCAGGGTTCTGGAATGCGAGAAAAACGCCGCGCCGCGCCCTTTCATTTGCAGGCATTCCTGCGAGGTTCTCCCCGTTCAGGATTATCTTCCCTGCGCACTCGTAGCCCGGATGGCCCATTATCGCGTACCCGAGCGTGGTCTTCCCGCTGCCGTTAGGGCCCATCACCACGTGCGTCTCCCCGTCTCCTACAGTCAAATCCAGACCATCCACTATCTTCCTGCCGTTCCTGGAAACCGAGAGCTTCTCTATCTTCAGCATCAGCGTATCAACTCATCGTATTTTGCTGGAATAATATGCTTCCAAGTTGTTTATATCTTTTCCTAAAACGACCCCAGAACCTCGCCCAGCAAAACACCAGCGCTTCTGCCCAAGCCAGGTTTTTTACCGGACCTCCGCGGTTCGAAAATCCGCTAGGACTTTTAGAGCTTGCGGTCAGCAGGCCGCATGGCCTTTAGGCCGATATGCCGAGCAAAACCCACAGGATAACGGGGACTCGGTGAAGCGGTCGCTTTACACTATCTGGCAACAGGATGCGGCCAACTCGTTCGATTATTCAGAGCTGGTAGAAGAGATGCAGCTGAACCAAACGCGTTTTATGCGATGGTATGTGACAAACATATAAATACCTGTTGCCACACTGTTCTTGCTTAATTCCATGGAGGTATGCATATGGCTTCAATCGCGGGCAAAGACCCGTGCGTTGTGCATAAAAACGCGGGGCAGTTTCCACTCATCAATCTTCCTGGCCTTCGCAGGGCAGTACTCGCATCCATAGAAGATGAGAACTACGACGCTGCGAAAAGATGCATTCTGAAGGCCCGCATGCTTATGAGCAGGAAAAAAATCCCGCCCGAATGCAGAGCAGAATTCTTTGCGCCTGTGGCCGCCGCGATAAGAAACAAGACAGGGGAGAAAAGAGACTTTTAGTTATAATTTTAAACATCTCAGCGCATTTACCTATCGTGGACATCGACATTTCCAAATACGATTTCAAAAGCCCTGAGCAAGGATTCAGGCTCCCCAAGGGCCTCAGCGAGAAAACCGTGCGCGAAATCTCTGCAGAGAAGGGCGAGCCGGAATGGATGCTGGAAAAAAGGCTCGAAGCTTACAAATTGTTCCTGAAAATTCCCATGCCCAAATTCGGCCCTGACTTGTCCAAGCTGGATTTCGATGATATTACTTACTATATACGGGCGAGCGAAAGGAAGATGCGGAAATGGGAAGATGTTCCCCCGCACATAAAAGAGGCGTTCGACAAGCTCGGAGTTCCTGAAGCGGAGCGCAAATTCCTCGCAGGAGTGGAAGCGATGTTCGAGAGCGAGGCCGTGTACCAGGGCCTCAAGAAGGAATGGGCTGAAAAAGGCATAATATTCACCGACACGGATACTGCGGTGCGCGAATACCCGGAAATATTGAAAAAGCATTTCGGAACAATTGTTCCTGCGGGGGACAACAAATTCGCAGCGCTCAACACCGCGGTATGGAGCGGGGGGAGCTTCCTCCACATCCCTGAGAATGTGAAGCTGGAAATCCCGCTCCAGGCCTATTTCAGGATGAACGCAAGAGCGTTCGGCCAATTTGAGCGCACCATGATTATATGCGAGCAGGGAAGCAAGGTGCATTATCTGGAAGGATGCACGGCGCCCATATACAGCGAAGCATCCCTGCACGCCGCAGTGGTGGAAGCGATTGCGAAAAAGAACTCACATCTGCGGTACAGCACGATGCAGAACTGGAGCGCCAACATATACAACCTCGTAACCAAAAGGGCGTTCGCATACGAGAATTCAATAGTGGAATGGATTGACGGCAACATAGGTTCGGGAGTGAACATGAAATACCCGGCTGTTTACCTCAAGGGGAAAGGGGCCCGCGCTGAATTCCTCTCGGTCGCTTATGCTGGAAAAAACCAATACCAGGACGCAGGGGCGCGGGCAATCCACGAAGCCCCCAATACCACTTCAGTAATAAACAGCAAGAACATAGCGAAAAACGGCGGGATTACTTCATTTAGGGGCACGGTGCGCTTTTCTGAGAATGCGATTGATGCAAGGAGCAGCGTAAAGTGCGACGCGCTCCTTCTAGACAATATTTCAACCAACATCACCAGGCCTTTGCTCGCAACTTCCCAGGAGCGCAGCAGCATCTACCACGAGGCGAAAGTGGGGAAGGTGAGCGACGAGCAGATTTTCTATTTGATGAGCCGCGGGCTTTCGGAAAATGAAGCGGTTTCCCTCATAATAATGGGGTTCGTGGACTCTTTCGTGAAGGAGCTCCCTTTCGAATACGCGGTTGAATTCAACAGGCTGATTCAGTACGAGCTGGAGAAAAAGGTAGGATGAAGATGGAAATGCTGGAAGCAAAGGGGAGCAGGAGCGAAATTTCAAATAGTGCAATCAAAATCCCTGCCGGCTCTTCGGCGCAGCTCCTCTTCATTTACGAAAATGAGGAGAAAGAGAACAGGATAAGTATGGAAAAGAACTCCTCGCTCCAGGTATTTTCAATTTTCCGCGGCGGCTCCAAAATAAATAACTCGTTCTCGCTCGGGGAAAATTCCAGGCTGGAAATCCAGGACATATTTTACGGGAACGTGAAGGTGGAAAACTCGATTCCGATGGAAGACAAGGGCTGCTCGCTTAATTTGATGGCGAAGGGCGCGATTCGCGCAAATGAAAGCTCCTCCTATTTAGCGTTCGCCTCGATAGGGAAAAACGCCCCGGGCGCAAGCGTAAATCTTGAAGAGCACGCCTTCCTCCTGGGAAAAGGCGCGAAGGCGAACCTTCTGCCTGGATTGGAAATACGGAACAACGAAGTGGTTGCGAGGCACGCTTCCAGCGTAAGCGAGCTGGACAAAGAGCAGATTTTTTACTTGATGAGCAGGGGGCTTTCGGAGAAAGAGGCAGAAGAGGAAATAATTTCAGGCTTCCTTTCCAGGGAGCTTGCAAGGATGAAAAACATTTTCGGCTGCGAGCGGGCTTAAAACCGCCTCTCGGAGAGTGCTCCTATATTTTTAAACATTTCCATCCAATATTCTTCCTGTTCTATTTTCAGTCCCGAGAGGGGCGAGCCGGAACGGCGAAGGTAGATTGATATGCACGAAAGAAAGGATTTGAACGACCTAATAGAGAAATTGCAAAAGGAGAAGAAGGGCCTGTGGAAGCGCACAGCCCAGCTCCTGTCCAGGCCGCGGAGGAAGCGCGTCGAAGTGAACGTGAGCAAGATTGACTCATACGCGTCCGAAGGCGCGACCATACTGGTCCCGGGCAAGGTGCTCGGCACTGGCAGGCTGACCAAGAAGGTCACTGTAGCTGCATTCATGTTCAGCGAGGGCGCCAAAAAGGCGATAACCGAGGGCGGCTCGAAATCCCTCACCATAGGCGAGCTGTTCCAGCAGAACCCGGAGGGGAAATCCGTGGTGCTCTTCATATAGGTGATGCTCATGATAGTCGACGGAACCAACATGATTCTCGGGCGCCTCGCGAGCAACGTCGCGAAGAAGCTCATGCAGGGCGAAGAGGTGCATTTGATAAACGCCGAGAAGCTAGTCGTTTCGGGCACCGCGGACAACGTAGTCGCGGATTACATGCAGAAGCGCAGGCTCCAGCAGAAAGCCACCCCGGATTTTTCACCGAAGTGGCCGAAGGTCCCGCACCTCCTCGTCAGGAGGGTGGTGAGGGGCATGCTCCCGTTCAAGAAGGCCAAGGGCAAGGCCGCGTTCAGGAAGCTCAGGGTCTACGTGGGGAATCCCCAGCTCAAGGGCGAAACTATTGCATTCAAAGACAGCGCGAACAAAGGGCTGGAGCGCTGCGTGACCATCGAGCAGATGTGCAGGCGCCTCGGCGCAACCTGGTGATTTTTATGGCTACCAAGAAGGACTCCAAGGAAGAGAAGAAAGACGAGAAAGTGCACGCATCCGAGCATGTGAAGGAGCACGAAAAGCACGCGGAGAAGGCTCCTGAAAAGAAAGAGCACGAACGTGCCAAAGAAGCAAAGCCAGAGAAAACGGAGCACGAAAAGCCAGCCGAGAAAGTGCAGGAAAAGAAGGAGCACGAGAAACCGGTCGAAAAAGCTCCGGAAAAGAAAGAGAAGAAGGAAGTTCACGCTGCTAAACCGGAGAAAAAGAAGCCCGAGGAGGCGAAAAAAGAAGCCCACGAGCCGAAGAAGGAGGCTGCGGAGCACAAGCATGAGGCGAAGGAAGCTCCGAAGGCGAAGGCCGGGAAGAAAAAAGCCCAGAAGAAGTCCCTGGTGGTGCTCGCGAGAGGAAAGAGGAAGGAAGCGGTCGCGCGCGCAGTGGTTTCCCCGGGGAAGGGAAGATACACGTTCAATAGAATACTCTTCGGAACCATCCCGAACAGGTACATCCGCGAGATAGTGATGGAGCCGCTCGGCTTCATCGGGAAGGAAGCCGCGTCCATGGACATAAACGTTTCTGTGCACGGGGGCGGCCAGCTCGGGCAGGCCCAGGCGGCGAGGACCGCGATTGCGAAGGCGCTCGTGGAGTACCTCGCAACTGTGGACGACAAGCTCAAGGCCGCTTACCTGGAGCACGACCGCTCGCTCCTAGTTGACGATGTAAGGAGGGTGGAGCCGAAGAAGTACAAGGGACCGAAGGCAAGAGCCAGGTTCCAGAAATCATACAGGTGAATGGATGGAATTTCCTGTCAGGTGTTTCACGTGCGGTTCCGTTATCGGGGACCTCTACGAGGACTACAAGAAGAATTCCCCGCAGGGGGTGGACAAGGCGCTCGACCAGCTTGGCGTTACGCGCTACTGCTGCAGGCGCATGTTCGTTTCCTTCGTGGAGCTGGACGACGTGAAGAAGTACCAAAAATGAAGTTTACGGGGCCGTGAGGTAACCTGGTATCCTGCAGGCTTGGGGTGTCTGTTATCTGAGTTCAAAGATGCCCGGACCGGACGGTTCGAAATGGCTTTGGAAGTCTCGGCGGCCCCAATTTTTCCCGAACGGGAAATAACGCTCGAAAGCAAATCGAGGTTTCAGGTGAAAGGAATGGCAGAAGAAAAAGATGAAAAGTCGAACATGCTCGTGAAGCAGGAGAGATATCTCGAAGCGGGCATACACATAGGCACCAAGATGCACACCTATGACATGGGCAGGTACATATTCAAGACCCGCGACGACGGGCTCCACATACTCAACCTCAGGGAGACCGACGCGCGCCTCAGGCAGACCGCGAAGCTCATCGGGCGGTACAAGCCCGAAGACGTGCTCGTGGTCGCGTCAAGAACCTACTCGGGCAACGCGGCGTCGAAATTTTCCGCGCTCACCGGCGTTTCGCTGAACAGGGGCAGGTTCATCCCCGGCACGCTCACCAACATCGCGCTCCCCAATTTCAGGGAGCCGAAGCTCATATTCGTGTGCGACCCTAAGAACGAGCACGAAGCTGTCATGGAAGCCACCAAAGTCGGGGTTCCGGTGGTCGCGCTCTGCGACACTGACAACGAGACCAAGTTCCTGGACTACGTGATTCCGGCCAACAACAAGGGGAGGAAGTCCCTTGCCCTCATATTCTTCATACTCACCCGGGAGCTCATGATGTCCCAGGGCAAAATTGCATCCTACGACCAGTTCCAGTACGAGCCCAGCTATTTCGAGGAACTTGAGGATTTCAAGAAGGTGGCGCCCAAGCCCGAATCCGCACCTGAGCAGCCGGCCGCCCCAGAGGCGAAACCCGCGCCTGCCTCAGTATGATTTTTCATTTTCGCATCAGCTATTCCGGCTTCTTTTCTTTAGCGTTTCAATTGGACTAATGAAAAGACCGAAACGAAAATTTGTTCTATGGAAACAGGGACTCGCACCTGCTCTTTTCGTCCGTGCCCTTTATGTAGGTGCACGCATTCTTCTCGTTGGTCTGCTTAGCGAGCGAGGTGAAGCACTTGTCCCTCCAGTCAGGGTTGGAAACCCCGTCGCACTTCTCCACCGTCAGGTTCGTCGCGTCTGCTATCGCGTTCGCGTAGCAGTTGGTCCTCATGTAAACCATGGAGAGGTAGCTGCACACCGAGGGGTACGCGAAGGCCCTCGCGTAAGCGTACATGCACCCGTTCCTCTTGTTAACCTCGAACGGGTCGCTTATGGCGAGGCATCCGGAAAGCTTTCCGGTGGTGAGCGAGAAATTTGAATAGCAGTCTTCGTCGTAAATGATGCCAGCCTTCTTGCAGTATGTCTCGTCCCCGGTCGCTATCGCGGCAGGAGTATAGCAGTTGAACTTGTACAAATCGTTCTCTATTTTGTCGCAGTAGAAATAGTCGCCTGAATAGATTGCGAGGAGCTGATAGCAATAGTCCCTGGTGTACACGCCGGTTATGGGCTCGCACCTGTCCTTGTTCGCGACCATGCCGAAGCAGGCGTTCCTCTCCGCCTCTCCGCTTATGGCGGTGCATGCGGCCAGGTCGCTCCTCTCTCTCGCATATCCGACAAGGCACTGCATGTCATCGCTGCAATATGCGCTGTCGTTCTTGCCCAGGGCGAGGCACAGTTCCCTTCCGGCTTTTTCAGCCACGTCCATGCACGGGGGATTTATCTTCTCCCTGCACATCACGCTGTCGTTCGCGGAAAGCAGGTCGCACAGCGAGGCGTTCTTCTGCCCGAAGGAAATGTCGTCTATGCAGTTCTTCCTGCTGGAGTAATCGTCTATTTCAAGGCAGGCGGCCAGGTCGTCGTGCGCGAAAATCTCCCAGCATTCGTCGTCGCGCGCGTCGCTCATGTTCGCGCAGTAGGACTGGTCCGCAGT
Proteins encoded in this window:
- the rplM gene encoding 50S ribosomal protein L13; the encoded protein is MLMIVDGTNMILGRLASNVAKKLMQGEEVHLINAEKLVVSGTADNVVADYMQKRRLQQKATPDFSPKWPKVPHLLVRRVVRGMLPFKKAKGKAAFRKLRVYVGNPQLKGETIAFKDSANKGLERCVTIEQMCRRLGATW
- the rpsB gene encoding 30S ribosomal protein S2, translated to MAEEKDEKSNMLVKQERYLEAGIHIGTKMHTYDMGRYIFKTRDDGLHILNLRETDARLRQTAKLIGRYKPEDVLVVASRTYSGNAASKFSALTGVSLNRGRFIPGTLTNIALPNFREPKLIFVCDPKNEHEAVMEATKVGVPVVALCDTDNETKFLDYVIPANNKGRKSLALIFFILTRELMMSQGKIASYDQFQYEPSYFEELEDFKKVAPKPESAPEQPAAPEAKPAPASV
- a CDS encoding SufD family Fe-S cluster assembly protein; this translates as MKMEMLEAKGSRSEISNSAIKIPAGSSAQLLFIYENEEKENRISMEKNSSLQVFSIFRGGSKINNSFSLGENSRLEIQDIFYGNVKVENSIPMEDKGCSLNLMAKGAIRANESSSYLAFASIGKNAPGASVNLEEHAFLLGKGAKANLLPGLEIRNNEVVARHASSVSELDKEQIFYLMSRGLSEKEAEEEIISGFLSRELARMKNIFGCERA
- a CDS encoding 30S ribosomal protein S9 is translated as MATKKDSKEEKKDEKVHASEHVKEHEKHAEKAPEKKEHERAKEAKPEKTEHEKPAEKVQEKKEHEKPVEKAPEKKEKKEVHAAKPEKKKPEEAKKEAHEPKKEAAEHKHEAKEAPKAKAGKKKAQKKSLVVLARGKRKEAVARAVVSPGKGRYTFNRILFGTIPNRYIREIVMEPLGFIGKEAASMDINVSVHGGGQLGQAQAARTAIAKALVEYLATVDDKLKAAYLEHDRSLLVDDVRRVEPKKYKGPKARARFQKSYR
- the sufC gene encoding Fe-S cluster assembly ATPase SufC yields the protein MLKIEKLSVSRNGRKIVDGLDLTVGDGETHVVMGPNGSGKTTLGYAIMGHPGYECAGKIILNGENLAGMPANERARRGVFLAFQNPAQIDGVSLIGLMRKARRAKGGNEDLGRFSEEMKEGAKRTGFQESMLSRDLNAGLSGGERKKSEVLQMLALAPKLAILDEIDAGLDVDALRTVAKAIKEAGKKGLSLLVITHHANLLKYLKPDCVHIMLDGRITRTENGKFAKEIEKKGYEWLREKDD
- the sufB gene encoding Fe-S cluster assembly protein SufB codes for the protein MDIDISKYDFKSPEQGFRLPKGLSEKTVREISAEKGEPEWMLEKRLEAYKLFLKIPMPKFGPDLSKLDFDDITYYIRASERKMRKWEDVPPHIKEAFDKLGVPEAERKFLAGVEAMFESEAVYQGLKKEWAEKGIIFTDTDTAVREYPEILKKHFGTIVPAGDNKFAALNTAVWSGGSFLHIPENVKLEIPLQAYFRMNARAFGQFERTMIICEQGSKVHYLEGCTAPIYSEASLHAAVVEAIAKKNSHLRYSTMQNWSANIYNLVTKRAFAYENSIVEWIDGNIGSGVNMKYPAVYLKGKGARAEFLSVAYAGKNQYQDAGARAIHEAPNTTSVINSKNIAKNGGITSFRGTVRFSENAIDARSSVKCDALLLDNISTNITRPLLATSQERSSIYHEAKVGKVSDEQIFYLMSRGLSENEAVSLIIMGFVDSFVKELPFEYAVEFNRLIQYELEKKVG
- a CDS encoding 50S ribosomal protein L18e; the encoded protein is MHERKDLNDLIEKLQKEKKGLWKRTAQLLSRPRRKRVEVNVSKIDSYASEGATILVPGKVLGTGRLTKKVTVAAFMFSEGAKKAITEGGSKSLTIGELFQQNPEGKSVVLFI
- a CDS encoding DNA-directed RNA polymerase subunit N, which translates into the protein MEFPVRCFTCGSVIGDLYEDYKKNSPQGVDKALDQLGVTRYCCRRMFVSFVELDDVKKYQK